A window from Salvia miltiorrhiza cultivar Shanhuang (shh) chromosome 2, IMPLAD_Smil_shh, whole genome shotgun sequence encodes these proteins:
- the LOC131011885 gene encoding uncharacterized protein LOC131011885: protein MRQFRELCLVSLELLHLSIKELCLEFLELCTHQLRSFAWSCWSLAPIDQGVLLGVFFWRAFLGALGLLHPSIKKLCLEFLELCTHQQEVLLGAVGALHPSIKELCLEFLELCTHQSRSFAWSCWSFAPINQGVLLGLFLELWSFCTHQSRSFSWSFGAFAPINQGVLLGYNFLLGSVDILLLRGLSRLLQHGSGDV from the exons ATGCGTCAATTTAGGGAGCTTTGCTTGGTATCTTTGGAGCTTTTGCATCTATCAATCAAGGAGCTTTGCTTGGAGTTTTTGGAGCTTTGCACCCATCAATTAAGGAGTTTTGCTTGGAGCTGTTGGAGCCTTGCACCCATCGATCAAGGAGTTTTGCTTGGAGTTTTTTTTTGGAGAGCTTTTCTTGGAGCTTTGGGGCTTTTGCACCCATCAATCAAGAAGCTTTGCTTGGAGTTTTTGGAGCTTTGCACCCATCAACAAGAAGTTTTGCTTGGAGCTGTTGGAGCTTTGCACCCATCAATCAAGGAGCTTTGCTTGGAGTTTTTGGAGCTTTGCACCCATCAATCAAGGAGTTTTGCTTGGAGCTGTTGGAGCTTTGCACCCATCAATCAAGGAGTTTTGcttgga CTTTTCTTGGAGCTTTGGAGCTTTTGCACCCATCAATCAAGGAGCTTTTCTTGGAGCTTTGGAGCTTTTGCACCCATCAATCAAGGAGTTTTGCTTGGGTACAATTTTCTTCTTGGAAGCGTGGATATTTTGCTTTTGCGTGGGCTATCTCGTCTACTCCAACATGGTTCGGGTGATGTTTAA
- the LOC131011886 gene encoding uncharacterized protein At4g08330, chloroplastic translates to MQTSDGYSSNSQFSASFAGSRRDVTYSCGSCGYDLNLNSSSRNTSTIGSKYGKSIKKGIISFFSIDESRFSQVEEFSCVPYFISKHSWGIFRRRTKLLCRKCGNLIGIASDLNNASSIHLITDGSDSPSSSEFSSKRKYDIRIRSLQPSSAGFGTPLVS, encoded by the exons ATGCAGACTTCCGATGGTTATTCTTCGAATTCTCAGTTTTCAGCCTCGTTCGCAGGTTCGCGGCGAGATGTTACTTACAG CTGTGGTTCCTGTGGCTATGATTTAAACCTGAATTCATCCAGTCGGAATACATCTACCATTGGTTCCAAATATGGTAAATCTATCAAGAAAGGGATCATATCATTTTTCTCAATTGATGAGAGCCGATTCAGTCAGGTTGAAGAATTTAGTTGTGTACCCTACTTCATCTCCAAGCACTCTTGGGGTATTTTCCGTCGGAGAACAAAACTCCTATGCCGGAAATGTGGGAACCTTATTGGAATTGCTTCTGACCTGAACAACGCTTCTTCCATCCACCTCATAACAGATGGGTCAGATTCACCCTCTAGCAGTGAATTCTCCAGCAAGAGAAAGTATGACATCAGGATTCGTTCCTTGCAACCTAGTTCAGCTGGTTTCGGGACGCCTCTTGTCTCATGA